The following are encoded in a window of Spiroplasma tabanidicola genomic DNA:
- the dnaA gene encoding chromosomal replication initiator protein DnaA, whose protein sequence is MTNSELWKKVKEWLMASDLVDPNVYDDYVKKALLQTLGQNDLAIVVASEIAKKHLEYIIKEVNEHVSFLLEKDVDVSFLTKEEFEKEKSFLNAVKKQKSNKSKEFSFENFISGSSNITALNATKAIIENVGTKWNPLFIFGDSGLGKTHLLKAINNELCRKNDDFSVKYYTSGDFRKEIIDSLQGGFQEIESTKDRLSSLDVLLIDDIQFLANSDKTNEIFFELFNSFIENNKQIVITSDKYAEALNGFDRRLVSRFSQGLNVKIEKPDATTAYNIVDYKSKVSNINLSDEAKKYISSYYGSDVRKIEGAINKIEFALIQNKIDMSILITDEKVTDFLSDYSFAPGGEVTIQKIKNVVAQNYGISPSSIDTKNRLQKIVAARHLAMFLTVDVLKKNYSETGVSFGGKDHTTVMNAFKKIEANLKKDKVFRNLVSKIKKEITS, encoded by the coding sequence ATGACAAATTCTGAATTATGAAAAAAAGTTAAAGAGTGGTTAATGGCTTCAGATCTTGTTGATCCTAATGTTTATGATGATTATGTTAAAAAAGCTTTATTGCAAACACTCGGTCAAAACGATTTAGCAATTGTTGTTGCTAGTGAAATTGCAAAAAAACATCTTGAATACATCATAAAAGAAGTAAATGAGCATGTCAGTTTTTTGTTAGAAAAAGACGTTGATGTTTCTTTTTTAACTAAAGAGGAATTTGAAAAAGAAAAGTCTTTTTTAAATGCTGTTAAAAAGCAAAAAAGTAATAAAAGTAAAGAATTTTCTTTTGAAAACTTTATTTCTGGGTCAAGTAATATAACTGCATTAAATGCTACAAAAGCAATTATTGAAAACGTTGGTACAAAATGAAACCCGCTTTTTATATTTGGAGATTCTGGTTTGGGAAAAACTCATTTATTAAAAGCAATCAATAATGAATTGTGCAGAAAAAATGATGACTTTAGCGTTAAATATTATACTTCTGGTGATTTTAGAAAAGAAATAATTGATTCTTTACAAGGTGGTTTTCAAGAAATAGAATCTACAAAAGATAGGTTATCGAGTTTAGATGTTTTATTAATTGATGATATTCAATTTTTAGCAAATAGTGATAAAACAAACGAGATATTTTTTGAGCTTTTTAATTCTTTTATCGAAAACAACAAACAAATCGTTATAACTTCAGATAAATATGCAGAAGCCTTAAATGGTTTTGATAGAAGACTTGTTTCAAGATTTAGTCAGGGTTTAAACGTTAAAATTGAAAAACCTGATGCTACAACAGCGTATAATATTGTCGATTATAAATCTAAGGTTTCAAATATTAACTTATCTGATGAAGCAAAAAAGTACATTTCTTCTTATTATGGGTCCGATGTAAGAAAAATTGAGGGAGCTATCAATAAAATTGAGTTTGCTTTAATTCAAAATAAAATCGATATGTCAATTTTAATTACAGATGAAAAAGTTACAGATTTTCTTTCTGATTATTCTTTCGCTCCTGGCGGAGAAGTTACAATACAAAAAATTAAAAATGTTGTTGCTCAAAACTATGGTATTTCTCCTTCTTCAATTGATACTAAAAACAGGTTACAAAAAATTGTTGCAGCAAGACACTTAGCCATGTTTCTAACAGTTGATGTATTGAAGAAAAACTACTCTGAGACAGGTGTGTCTTTTGGAGGAAAGGATCACACAACAGTTATGAACGCTTTTAAGAAAATTGAAGCAAATCTTAAAAAGGATAAAGTTTTTAGAAACCTTGTTTCTAAAATAAAAAAAGAAATTACTTCATAG
- the dnaN gene encoding DNA polymerase III subunit beta — protein MFFKINRNYFIEELSKCNKIVDYKSSVPSYTAIFIEVEVDKISLVSTNTSVSIKTSTFVNKEGLEIKEVGSFLIRGKNFIEILKRMDDEIISINKVEKNIITLSGENSEFLLNVLDENDFSQITFNETGEFFEIDTAEFKKGLNQTIISVNEWNQKIVLQGLNFLTEESIFYITGTDGYRVSRKKIVLDRSVDEKLSANVPFKSVFEIIKVLNDKNKTKIMIHDSLITIISNNTIIQSTLLEGQFPDVKGVFPTDFNSTIYVENKAFFKLISRADIPSEENTSTVVNFILDGETIIIKSNIQQIASFEEEFKNFELRGLDNQNIYFNSKFILESLKSFETKVVEISFIDSKTPIMIASSEDLSLSQIILPMFSN, from the coding sequence ATGTTTTTTAAGATAAATAGAAATTATTTCATTGAAGAATTATCAAAGTGTAATAAAATTGTTGATTATAAATCTTCAGTTCCATCATATACAGCGATTTTTATTGAAGTTGAGGTTGATAAAATTTCTTTGGTCTCAACAAATACCTCTGTGTCTATTAAAACGTCTACTTTTGTTAATAAAGAAGGTTTAGAAATAAAAGAAGTTGGATCATTTTTAATAAGAGGAAAAAATTTTATTGAGATTTTAAAAAGAATGGATGACGAGATAATCTCAATTAATAAAGTCGAAAAAAATATAATTACTTTGTCTGGAGAAAATTCAGAGTTTCTTTTAAATGTTTTAGATGAAAACGATTTCTCACAAATAACTTTTAATGAAACGGGAGAATTTTTTGAAATAGATACAGCTGAGTTTAAGAAAGGTTTGAATCAAACGATTATTTCTGTAAATGAATGAAATCAAAAAATAGTTTTACAAGGTTTGAATTTTTTAACAGAAGAAAGTATTTTTTATATAACAGGAACTGATGGTTATAGAGTGTCTAGAAAAAAAATTGTTTTAGATAGATCTGTTGATGAAAAATTATCAGCTAACGTTCCTTTTAAAAGTGTTTTTGAAATTATAAAAGTTTTAAATGATAAAAACAAAACCAAAATTATGATTCATGATAGTTTAATAACTATAATTTCAAATAACACAATTATTCAATCAACTTTGTTAGAAGGACAATTCCCAGATGTTAAAGGAGTATTTCCGACTGATTTTAATAGTACAATTTATGTTGAAAATAAAGCGTTTTTTAAATTAATTTCTAGAGCTGATATTCCGAGTGAAGAAAATACCTCTACTGTTGTAAATTTCATACTTGACGGGGAAACTATAATAATAAAATCAAATATTCAACAAATAGCTAGTTTTGAAGAAGAATTTAAAAACTTTGAACTAAGAGGATTAGACAATCAAAATATTTATTTTAACTCAAAATTTATTTTAGAATCTTTAAAAAGTTTTGAAACAAAAGTTGTAGAAATTAGTTTTATTGACTCAAAAACACCGATTATGATCGCTTCTAGTGAAGATTTATCATTAAGTCAGATAATTTTACCTATGTTTTCTAACTAA
- the gyrB gene encoding DNA topoisomerase (ATP-hydrolyzing) subunit B, producing MSNKYGANQIQVLEGLEAVRKRPGMYIGNTNKNGLHHLIWEILDNAVDESLAGFCDEITIIMTLSDEIIIKDNGRGIPIDIHPKTNKTTLETIFTVLHAGGKFDESAYKISGGLHGVGASVVNALSLYVEAIVMRDNKTYRQLFSDGGTKATSLEELGSTEENGTIIKFKPDPEIFKESVEFEFKIIQTKIKQLAFLNKGLKINLIDQKNSKHLSYRFEDGIKDYIKEINSGKEKVSQEIFYVNNNINRIDVEIAIQYNDNYDENIFSFCNNIFTSEGGTHEDGFKTSLLRAINSYVGSQKNFKGNKFVFDDIKEGLCAVISIKHVDPLYEGQTKAKLSNTDAKEAVSQVLYENFTEFLLKNPSDAKSIVDKILISQKARKAAQKAREETRRKSAIDNFSLPGKLADCESKDAEESELYLVEGDSAGGSAKIGRNRKYQAILSLRGKVLNVEKVKQAKAFENNEIQSIIAAIGTGVKKDLNLKKLRYKKIVIMTDADVDGAHIRILLLTFFYRYMKELITNGNIYIAQPPLYKIESGKNIDYAYSDAQLEKLKNEKYRDLKYIIQRYKGLGEMDAIQLWETTMDPARRTMIQIKVDDAFMANEVFSSLMGENVEMRRNFITENAQFVENIDI from the coding sequence ATGTCAAACAAATATGGCGCTAACCAAATTCAAGTTCTTGAAGGGCTTGAAGCTGTTCGTAAGAGACCGGGAATGTATATTGGAAATACCAACAAAAACGGTCTTCATCATTTAATATGAGAAATTTTAGATAATGCTGTTGATGAATCGTTAGCAGGTTTTTGTGATGAAATCACAATAATAATGACATTAAGCGATGAAATTATTATTAAAGACAACGGGAGAGGAATTCCTATTGATATCCATCCAAAAACAAACAAAACAACTTTAGAAACAATCTTTACAGTTTTGCATGCTGGAGGAAAATTTGATGAATCTGCATATAAAATTTCTGGTGGATTACATGGAGTTGGAGCAAGTGTGGTTAATGCATTATCTTTATATGTTGAAGCAATTGTTATGAGAGATAACAAAACATATCGTCAATTATTTTCTGATGGAGGAACAAAAGCAACTTCATTAGAAGAACTTGGATCAACTGAAGAAAATGGAACAATTATAAAGTTTAAACCAGATCCAGAAATTTTTAAAGAATCTGTTGAATTTGAGTTCAAAATTATTCAAACAAAAATTAAGCAACTCGCTTTTTTAAATAAAGGATTAAAAATAAATCTTATAGATCAAAAAAATTCAAAACATCTTTCATATCGTTTTGAAGATGGGATTAAAGATTATATTAAAGAAATTAATAGTGGTAAAGAAAAAGTTAGTCAAGAAATTTTTTATGTTAACAACAACATTAATAGAATTGATGTTGAAATAGCGATTCAATATAATGATAACTATGATGAAAATATTTTCTCGTTCTGTAACAATATTTTTACAAGCGAAGGCGGAACTCATGAAGATGGATTCAAAACTTCGTTATTAAGAGCAATTAACTCATATGTTGGTTCTCAAAAAAACTTTAAAGGAAATAAGTTTGTATTTGATGATATTAAAGAAGGGTTATGTGCTGTTATATCAATTAAACATGTTGATCCACTTTATGAAGGGCAAACAAAAGCTAAACTTTCAAATACTGATGCTAAAGAAGCAGTATCTCAAGTTTTATATGAAAATTTTACAGAGTTCTTATTAAAAAATCCAAGTGACGCAAAAAGTATCGTTGATAAAATTTTAATTTCTCAAAAAGCAAGGAAAGCAGCTCAAAAAGCTAGAGAAGAAACTAGAAGAAAGTCTGCAATAGATAATTTTTCTTTACCAGGAAAGTTAGCAGACTGTGAATCAAAAGATGCTGAAGAATCTGAATTATATTTAGTCGAAGGAGACTCAGCTGGTGGGAGCGCAAAAATTGGAAGAAATAGAAAGTATCAAGCTATTCTTTCTTTACGTGGAAAAGTTTTGAATGTAGAAAAAGTAAAACAAGCAAAAGCGTTTGAAAATAATGAGATTCAATCAATAATTGCAGCTATTGGTACAGGAGTTAAAAAAGATTTAAATCTTAAAAAATTAAGATACAAAAAAATTGTAATTATGACTGATGCTGATGTTGATGGTGCTCACATTAGAATATTACTTTTAACTTTTTTTTATCGTTATATGAAAGAGTTAATTACAAATGGAAATATTTATATAGCACAACCTCCTTTGTATAAAATTGAATCAGGAAAAAATATTGACTATGCTTATTCTGATGCTCAGTTAGAAAAATTAAAAAACGAAAAATATAGAGATTTAAAATACATAATTCAAAGATATAAAGGTCTTGGAGAAATGGATGCTATCCAGTTGTGAGAAACAACAATGGATCCAGCAAGAAGAACTATGATTCAAATTAAAGTAGATGATGCATTCATGGCTAATGAAGTTTTTTCTAGTTTAATGGGAGAAAACGTTGAAATGAGAAGAAATTTTATTACTGAAAATGCACAGTTTGTAGAAAATATAGATATATAG
- the gyrA gene encoding DNA gyrase subunit A produces the protein MVDGKETILEIDIKDEVEKDFLEYSMSVIVSRALPDLRDGLKPVQRRILYSMNDLKITSDTPHKKSARIVGDVIGKYHPHGDSSVYEAMVRMSQDFSYRYPLVEGHGNFGSIDGDGAAAMRYTEARLSKISSMLLKDIDMETVPYIDNYDASEKEPEYLTGYFPNLLVNGATGIAVGMATNIPPHNLKEVISAIIAYIENNEITIDEILEFIKGPDFPTGALMTNGTNMIEGYKTGKGNLIVRAKIDIEDTEKKQRIVISEIPYQTNKVRIVEKIAELYKNKQIVGITDIRDESNYEGIRVVLDLSSSANAQLIIKRLYKYTSLQTSFAINMLALNNGIPEVLNIKDVIKLYVKHQINVILKRSVFEKNKIKNRLHLLYALRVALDADNIDKIIKIIRESNTNEVAYKSLNEAFGFDERQAKAILDMRLQRLVGLERAKIETDISNMEARLAELEKIIESKEEQNRILKEQLIEISEKFGDERRTKIINESQTKIEEEELIQDQKMFITITENGYIRRLNSEDFKSQKRGGKGIIINSYPEDNIVISQIGKTKDDVLFFSNEGKVYKIKGYNITQFTRTSRGLPIINFIGINSSEKITTILSFKNKEKKFKYLIFVTKKGTIKKVPIEEFDRINNYGKIAIILNKGDELISVVPSSGLNEVLIASKKGKILKIDENDVRPISRSSVGVKGITLDNDDEVTKAITNYKNDIIATISETGILKKTLISEYNIFGRGSKGIAGMKLNEKTGKFKSMHAIRDSDDLIMISSKGKIIKIEAKDINLQSRNSIGVIGFGLEDGEYITATTVEYKKGV, from the coding sequence ATGGTTGATGGCAAAGAAACAATCTTGGAGATCGACATCAAAGATGAAGTTGAAAAAGATTTTTTAGAATATTCAATGAGCGTTATTGTTAGTCGTGCACTTCCTGATTTAAGAGACGGTTTAAAACCTGTTCAAAGAAGAATTTTATATTCAATGAATGACTTAAAAATTACATCAGATACTCCACATAAAAAATCGGCACGTATCGTTGGGGATGTAATTGGTAAGTATCACCCACATGGTGATAGTTCAGTTTATGAAGCAATGGTTAGAATGTCGCAAGACTTTTCATATCGTTATCCATTAGTAGAAGGTCACGGAAACTTTGGATCAATTGATGGCGATGGAGCTGCTGCTATGCGTTATACTGAGGCAAGACTTTCAAAAATATCTTCAATGTTATTGAAAGATATTGATATGGAAACAGTTCCTTATATTGATAATTATGACGCTTCAGAAAAAGAACCTGAGTATTTAACAGGATACTTTCCAAATCTTTTAGTAAATGGAGCAACTGGTATTGCGGTTGGTATGGCTACAAACATTCCTCCTCATAACTTAAAAGAAGTTATTAGTGCAATAATTGCATACATTGAAAATAACGAAATTACAATTGATGAAATTTTAGAATTTATTAAAGGTCCAGATTTTCCAACAGGCGCGCTTATGACTAATGGTACAAATATGATTGAAGGTTATAAAACTGGTAAAGGAAATTTAATTGTTAGAGCAAAAATTGATATTGAAGACACAGAAAAAAAACAAAGAATAGTAATAAGTGAAATTCCATATCAAACAAACAAAGTTAGAATTGTGGAAAAAATTGCTGAGTTGTATAAAAATAAACAAATAGTAGGAATAACAGACATTAGAGATGAATCTAACTATGAAGGAATAAGAGTTGTTTTAGATCTTTCAAGTTCTGCAAACGCTCAATTGATTATCAAAAGACTTTATAAATATACAAGTTTGCAAACAAGTTTTGCAATTAACATGTTAGCTTTGAACAACGGAATACCTGAAGTTTTAAATATAAAAGATGTAATTAAACTTTATGTTAAACATCAAATTAATGTAATTTTAAAAAGATCTGTTTTTGAAAAAAATAAGATAAAAAATAGATTACACTTATTGTATGCATTAAGAGTTGCACTGGATGCAGACAATATCGATAAGATCATAAAAATAATTAGAGAATCAAACACAAACGAAGTTGCTTACAAATCTTTAAATGAAGCATTTGGTTTCGATGAAAGACAAGCTAAAGCAATTTTAGATATGAGATTGCAAAGGTTAGTTGGACTTGAACGTGCAAAAATTGAAACAGATATTTCAAACATGGAAGCAAGATTGGCTGAGTTAGAAAAAATAATTGAATCTAAAGAAGAACAAAATAGAATTTTAAAAGAACAACTAATTGAAATTTCAGAAAAGTTTGGTGATGAAAGAAGAACAAAAATTATTAACGAGTCGCAAACCAAAATTGAAGAAGAAGAACTTATTCAAGATCAAAAAATGTTTATCACAATTACAGAGAATGGATATATTAGAAGATTGAATTCTGAAGATTTTAAATCACAAAAACGTGGTGGAAAAGGAATAATTATAAACTCTTATCCTGAAGATAATATTGTGATATCTCAAATTGGAAAAACAAAAGATGATGTTTTATTCTTTTCTAATGAAGGAAAAGTTTATAAGATCAAAGGTTACAATATAACTCAATTTACAAGAACTTCAAGAGGACTTCCAATTATAAATTTCATTGGAATAAACTCGTCAGAAAAAATCACAACAATTCTTTCTTTTAAAAATAAAGAAAAGAAATTTAAGTATTTAATATTCGTTACAAAAAAAGGAACTATTAAAAAAGTTCCTATTGAAGAATTTGATAGAATTAACAATTATGGAAAAATTGCAATCATTTTAAATAAAGGTGACGAACTAATTTCAGTAGTTCCAAGCTCCGGTTTAAACGAAGTTCTTATAGCTTCTAAAAAAGGAAAAATTTTAAAAATTGATGAAAATGATGTGAGACCAATATCAAGATCATCAGTTGGAGTAAAAGGAATAACTTTAGATAATGATGATGAAGTGACAAAAGCTATTACAAATTATAAAAATGATATCATAGCAACTATTTCAGAAACTGGAATACTGAAAAAAACTTTAATAAGTGAATATAATATTTTTGGAAGAGGATCTAAAGGAATTGCTGGGATGAAATTGAACGAAAAAACAGGTAAGTTTAAATCTATGCATGCCATTAGAGATTCGGATGATCTTATAATGATTTCTTCAAAAGGAAAAATTATAAAAATAGAAGCAAAAGATATTAATTTACAATCTAGAAATTCAATCGGTGTAATTGGTTTTGGATTAGAAGATGGTGAATATATTACAGCAACTACTGTTGAATATAAAAAAGGAGTTTAA